The following proteins come from a genomic window of Paenibacillus spongiae:
- a CDS encoding sulfatase family protein — translation MNQNNRPNILFITTDQMRYDAVGYDARTEVRTPCLDRIARNGVTFQSAYTTFPVCGPARSSILSGVYGKTHKVNFSVRGRHGLDEGEWTFARALRDVGYRTAAIGKMHFFPMYADHGFEVMRLAEHDPNVPGCFTEDDYHRELAEKGLQDVQEEWQFPTCFPHASEEYRQNLQAVPFQLPEPYHSTSWIRDEAIRFLEEHNREGTNQPYFMWVSFLRPHHPFNPPAPYDTMYPSEDLNVPDPSTGWESLPEHAHSLFSQRMSNGVYDLSGLDDSLIRRITSYYYGSITHIDDCMEALLQHIDLDNTLIVFTSDHGEYLGHRGRLLKDPPLPLDDLARVPMAVMWKGRIAANRTFDAPVSLADLAPTFLDAANIKVPPAVEGHSILQLLEQPETADERPVYCETHGALPTVMVRYKRWKYIWHLKVQSAQLHDIVQDPEELRNLSGDPGLVEVEGYLHRLAIRFLNGGTTQ, via the coding sequence ATGAACCAGAACAACAGGCCGAATATATTATTCATTACGACCGATCAGATGAGGTATGATGCTGTCGGCTATGACGCCAGGACTGAAGTCCGGACGCCATGTCTGGACCGGATCGCCAGGAACGGCGTTACATTTCAATCAGCTTATACGACGTTTCCGGTATGCGGTCCGGCCCGCTCCAGTATTCTGTCAGGCGTCTACGGAAAGACGCATAAGGTCAATTTCTCGGTGAGGGGCCGACACGGCCTGGACGAGGGAGAGTGGACGTTCGCCAGAGCTCTGCGTGATGTCGGCTACCGAACGGCGGCGATCGGAAAGATGCACTTCTTCCCGATGTACGCCGATCACGGCTTCGAGGTGATGCGCCTCGCCGAGCATGATCCGAATGTTCCGGGATGCTTCACGGAGGATGATTACCACCGGGAGCTGGCCGAGAAGGGATTGCAGGATGTGCAGGAGGAATGGCAGTTTCCGACCTGCTTTCCGCACGCTTCGGAAGAATACAGACAAAATCTGCAGGCGGTGCCGTTTCAGCTGCCGGAGCCGTATCATAGCACGTCTTGGATTCGTGACGAGGCGATCCGCTTCCTGGAAGAGCATAACCGAGAAGGCACAAACCAGCCCTATTTCATGTGGGTGTCCTTCCTCCGACCGCATCATCCGTTCAATCCGCCGGCGCCTTACGATACGATGTATCCGTCCGAAGACTTGAACGTGCCGGACCCTTCGACGGGCTGGGAGTCGCTCCCGGAGCATGCCCATTCGCTGTTCAGCCAGCGCATGTCGAACGGGGTGTACGATCTGAGTGGGCTGGACGATAGCCTGATCCGCCGAATCACCTCGTATTACTACGGTTCGATCACCCATATCGACGATTGCATGGAAGCGCTGCTGCAGCACATTGATCTGGACAACACGCTGATCGTCTTCACTTCCGATCACGGTGAATATTTGGGTCACCGCGGACGTCTGCTGAAGGATCCGCCGTTGCCGCTCGATGACTTGGCGCGGGTTCCGATGGCGGTGATGTGGAAGGGGCGGATCGCGGCGAACCGCACGTTCGACGCGCCCGTCAGTCTGGCCGATCTTGCGCCAACATTTCTGGATGCAGCCAACATTAAAGTGCCCCCTGCCGTAGAGGGGCATTCGATTCTCCAACTGCTCGAACAGCCCGAAACGGCGGATGAGCGCCCCGTTTATTGCGAGACGCACGGCGCGCTGCCGACCGTCATGGTCCGGTACAAGCGCTGGAAGTACATCTGGCATTTGAAGGTACAGAGCGCTCAGCTCCATGATATAGTGCAGGATCCTGAGGAACTCCGCAACCTGTCCGGCGATCCCGGGCTGGTGGAGGTGGAAGGGTATCTTCATCGGCTTGCGATACGATTTTTGAATGGGGGGACGACCCAATAG